One genomic segment of Amycolatopsis sp. Hca4 includes these proteins:
- a CDS encoding DUF6801 domain-containing protein: MKFSWKSRKPAFGLAAATAAAVAATVALVGAGPSQAAPVSLTLNYNCPFPLIGDQVLSVKIDTNLPDNAVAGASSTPITFDVDVTVPETATEGLALVGATSLDGSAKAAATLKYPVDKTLNLNLPLTIASTPVPPSGAFHVKSSGKAPAVTFPSPGTASVTVGNFSTTMTPRTADGQPTDLGTFTSDCVAVPGQNQQLGTFEIKPAGGTTTPTTPTTPTTPTTPTTEPTTPTTEPTTPTTQPTTPTTEPTTPTTEPTTPTTEPTTPTTEPTTPTTEPTTPTTEPTTPTTEPTTPTTEPTTPTTEPTTPTTEPTTPTTEPTTPTTEPTTPTTPTTEPTTPTTQPSTPTTTPTNPPGGIEVKYSVQGKSVLKQLHATLPLGPGTLDAKLDAASGKFGAQLALPKSDVHFRVLGFIPASATVKLDQVGAITGTLTSGAVKANARIDVQLTKVRVFGFPILSSKSCHTVKPADVPLTSAPGFDPLKGGKLTATYGIPQFTGCGFLTGLITGLTSGPGNKLDITLAKK, translated from the coding sequence GTGAAGTTTTCGTGGAAGTCGAGAAAGCCCGCGTTCGGCCTGGCCGCCGCGACCGCAGCGGCGGTCGCGGCGACCGTCGCGCTCGTCGGAGCGGGCCCGAGCCAGGCCGCGCCGGTGAGCCTGACGCTGAACTACAACTGCCCGTTCCCGCTGATCGGCGACCAGGTGCTGTCGGTGAAGATCGACACGAACCTGCCCGACAACGCCGTCGCGGGTGCCTCGTCGACTCCGATCACCTTCGACGTCGACGTCACCGTGCCGGAGACCGCCACCGAGGGCCTCGCCCTGGTCGGCGCCACTTCGCTGGACGGCTCGGCGAAGGCCGCGGCGACGCTCAAGTACCCGGTCGACAAGACGCTGAACCTGAACCTGCCGCTGACGATCGCCTCGACGCCGGTGCCGCCGTCGGGTGCCTTCCACGTCAAGAGCAGCGGCAAGGCGCCGGCCGTGACGTTCCCCAGCCCCGGCACCGCCTCGGTGACGGTCGGCAACTTCAGCACCACGATGACCCCGCGCACCGCCGACGGCCAGCCGACCGACCTCGGCACGTTCACCTCCGACTGCGTCGCGGTCCCGGGCCAGAACCAGCAGCTGGGCACGTTCGAGATCAAGCCGGCGGGCGGCACCACCACGCCGACGACGCCGACGACCCCGACCACGCCGACGACTCCGACCACGGAGCCGACGACGCCCACGACGGAGCCAACGACGCCGACGACGCAACCGACGACTCCGACGACCGAGCCGACGACTCCGACGACGGAGCCGACGACTCCGACCACGGAGCCGACCACGCCGACGACGGAGCCGACGACTCCGACCACGGAGCCGACGACTCCGACGACTGAGCCGACGACCCCGACGACGGAGCCGACGACCCCGACCACGGAGCCGACCACGCCGACGACGGAGCCGACGACCCCGACCACGGAGCCGACGACTCCGACCACGGAACCGACGACTCCGACGACGGAACCGACAACCCCGACCACGCCGACGACCGAGCCGACAACGCCGACCACCCAGCCGTCGACCCCGACCACCACGCCGACGAACCCGCCGGGCGGCATCGAGGTCAAGTACTCCGTGCAGGGCAAGTCGGTCCTCAAGCAGCTGCACGCCACGCTGCCGCTCGGCCCGGGCACCCTGGACGCCAAGCTCGACGCCGCCTCGGGCAAGTTCGGGGCCCAGCTCGCGCTGCCGAAGTCGGATGTCCACTTCCGAGTCCTCGGCTTCATCCCGGCGTCCGCGACGGTGAAGCTCGACCAGGTCGGCGCCATCACCGGCACCCTCACCAGTGGTGCGGTCAAGGCGAACGCCCGGATCGACGTCCAGCTCACCAAGGTCCGCGTGTTCGGTTTCCCGATCCTGTCGTCGAAGTCGTGCCACACGGTCAAGCCCGCGGACGTGCCGCTGACCTCGGCGCCCGGCTTCGACCCGCTCAAGGGCGGCAAGCTGACCGCGACCTACGGCATCCCGCAGTTCACCGGCTGCGGCTTCCTGACCGGCTTGATCACCGGCCTCACCTCCGGTCCCGGCAACAAGCTGGACATCACCCTCGCCAAGAAGTGA
- a CDS encoding glycosyltransferase has translation MRFLLVVPPLAGHVAPLRRVASVLSARGHSVAWCGPEPALSSLVAGPVFPAGDSGPFAVSLRPPGLRGFAALKYLWESYLVPLADAMVPGVSSAVSAFEPDVVVVDQQAMAGALVAARCGLPWATSASTSTELADPLGSLPKIAGWVSELQAGLRARHGVLLGDLRFSPHLVLAFTTRALAGECRLAVPVSYVGPALPSSSAEWSVVDDRPLVVVTLGTSNDSVGARFLAESVDALAGMPGFRGLVVDPTGALVSESVRLARRIPQVAAFARASVVVCHGGHNTVCEALAAGVPLAVAPIRDDQSMLAQQVVTASAGVRLRFDRAKAADIRSAIEAAEECRPGAEKIRESFEAAGGAEEAATRLESLT, from the coding sequence GTGAGGTTCCTGCTGGTCGTGCCGCCGCTGGCCGGGCACGTGGCACCGCTGCGCCGGGTGGCTTCGGTGCTTTCGGCGCGCGGGCATTCCGTGGCCTGGTGCGGCCCGGAGCCCGCACTGTCCTCTTTGGTCGCCGGTCCGGTGTTCCCCGCCGGGGATTCCGGGCCGTTCGCGGTGTCGTTGCGGCCACCGGGATTGCGCGGGTTCGCCGCGCTGAAGTACTTGTGGGAGTCGTACTTGGTCCCGCTGGCGGACGCGATGGTGCCGGGGGTTTCGTCGGCTGTCTCGGCTTTCGAGCCCGATGTGGTCGTCGTGGACCAGCAGGCGATGGCGGGGGCGCTGGTGGCCGCGCGGTGCGGCTTGCCGTGGGCGACGTCGGCGTCGACGTCCACCGAGCTGGCCGACCCGCTGGGTTCGCTGCCGAAGATCGCGGGCTGGGTTTCGGAGCTGCAGGCCGGGTTGCGCGCTCGTCACGGCGTTTTGCTGGGGGACCTGCGGTTTTCACCGCACCTGGTGCTGGCGTTCACGACCCGAGCGCTGGCCGGGGAGTGCCGGCTGGCGGTGCCGGTGTCCTACGTCGGCCCTGCGCTGCCTTCGTCGTCGGCCGAGTGGTCCGTTGTGGACGATCGGCCGCTGGTGGTGGTGACGCTGGGGACGTCGAACGACTCGGTGGGTGCGCGGTTCCTGGCGGAGAGCGTGGACGCGCTGGCGGGGATGCCGGGTTTCCGGGGGTTGGTGGTGGACCCGACGGGGGCGCTGGTGAGCGAGAGCGTGCGGTTGGCCCGCCGGATCCCGCAGGTGGCGGCGTTCGCCCGGGCATCGGTGGTGGTGTGCCACGGCGGCCACAACACGGTGTGCGAGGCCTTGGCGGCCGGGGTACCGCTGGCGGTGGCCCCGATCCGTGACGACCAGTCGATGCTGGCCCAGCAGGTGGTGACGGCTTCGGCGGGGGTAAGGCTGCGCTTCGACCGAGCGAAGGCGGCGGACATCCGCTCGGCGATCGAGGCGGCGGAGGAGTGCCGGCCGGGGGCGGAGAAGATCCGTGAGTCGTTCGAGGCTGCGGGTGGCGCGGAAGAAGCGGCTACCCGCCTGGAGTCCCTCACGTAA
- a CDS encoding ATP-binding cassette domain-containing protein, with protein MPQPVIAVTDLAKQYGEVTALAGISLTVARGAVLAVLGHNGAGKTTLIDILSTRVRPSAGTARVCGYDVVQRGRAVRRRIGVTGQFAAVDDALSGRGNLVLIARLLGARPRQALARATELIAAFGLEDAADRPAGTYSGGMRRRLDLAAGLVGAPQVLFLDEPTTGLDPVSRAGLWTTVEGLAARGTTVVLTTQYLEEADRLADHVVVLGFGHITVSGTPAQLKARLGTRTATCTFGTELALRRAVDALSRLGLAAGRAGLVLTVPLSGPGDIPVVVRALDAAGAPLRDLTVTEPTLDDVYLSLHRAAS; from the coding sequence ATGCCCCAGCCGGTCATCGCCGTGACGGACCTCGCGAAACAGTACGGCGAAGTCACCGCGCTCGCCGGGATCAGCCTCACCGTCGCCCGCGGCGCGGTGCTGGCGGTCCTCGGCCACAACGGCGCCGGGAAGACCACCCTGATCGACATCCTCAGCACGCGGGTCCGGCCGAGCGCGGGCACCGCCCGTGTCTGCGGCTACGACGTCGTGCAGCGCGGCCGCGCGGTCCGGCGGCGGATCGGCGTGACCGGGCAGTTCGCCGCGGTCGACGACGCCCTGTCCGGGCGCGGGAACCTCGTGCTGATCGCCCGGTTGCTGGGCGCCCGGCCGCGGCAGGCGCTGGCCAGGGCCACCGAGCTGATCGCCGCCTTCGGTCTCGAAGACGCGGCCGACCGCCCGGCCGGGACGTACTCGGGCGGGATGCGGCGCCGGCTCGACCTGGCCGCGGGGCTCGTCGGCGCGCCGCAGGTGCTCTTCCTCGACGAGCCGACGACCGGGCTGGACCCGGTCAGCCGCGCGGGGTTGTGGACGACCGTCGAGGGCCTCGCGGCCCGCGGGACCACGGTCGTGCTGACCACGCAGTACCTCGAGGAGGCGGATCGGCTGGCCGACCACGTCGTCGTCCTCGGGTTCGGGCACATCACCGTGTCGGGGACGCCGGCGCAGCTGAAGGCCCGGCTCGGCACCCGCACGGCGACATGCACCTTCGGCACCGAACTGGCGTTGCGGCGCGCGGTGGACGCGTTGTCGCGCCTGGGTCTGGCGGCCGGCCGCGCCGGGCTGGTGCTCACCGTGCCGTTGTCCGGCCCTGGCGACATCCCGGTGGTGGTGCGGGCACTCGACGCGGCGGGCGCCCCGCTGCGCGACCTGACGGTGACCGAGCCGACCCTCGACGACGTCTACCTTTCTTTGCACCGGGCGGCATCGTGA
- a CDS encoding acyl carrier protein, with the protein MTIDHASATFDVVAELLTELVGDAEVLGIEITPDTTFHEDLQLESIDLVTFASILSEHFGADVNLAEYLAEKDLDDVIGLTVGDIARFVGERTCPR; encoded by the coding sequence ATGACCATCGACCACGCGTCCGCGACCTTCGACGTCGTCGCCGAGCTGCTCACCGAGCTCGTCGGCGACGCCGAGGTGCTCGGCATCGAGATCACGCCGGACACGACGTTCCACGAGGACCTGCAGCTGGAGAGCATCGACCTGGTGACCTTCGCGAGCATCCTTTCCGAGCACTTCGGCGCCGACGTCAACCTCGCCGAGTACCTGGCGGAGAAGGACCTCGACGACGTCATCGGGCTGACCGTCGGCGACATCGCCCGGTTCGTGGGGGAGCGCACGTGCCCACGATGA
- a CDS encoding alpha/beta fold hydrolase yields MPTMTVNGLRTNVQLVPAGGTETVVFLHGMGTDSLASFYLTLAPPVAAAGIDVISYDLRGHGKTERPERGYTLGDFVADLDDLLRQLGVDRPVHLVGNSFGGTLAYSYAVANPSRVRSIVCIESEPATEVWAEKMSAILAHTVRFLQVEESFDWIEANFSAHHRRLARLAAERITSTKMAEEVPLGPLLTWEQVAAIGCPVLSILGSHGYQADDLEALTSLLPNGELHVFEGQGHSVLVEQHREVRELVLKWVERHAA; encoded by the coding sequence GTGCCCACGATGACCGTGAACGGGCTGCGCACGAATGTGCAGCTCGTGCCCGCCGGCGGCACCGAGACCGTGGTGTTCCTGCACGGCATGGGCACCGACAGCCTGGCGAGCTTCTACCTCACGCTGGCGCCGCCGGTCGCGGCCGCCGGCATCGACGTGATCAGCTACGACCTGCGCGGGCACGGCAAGACCGAGCGGCCCGAGCGCGGGTACACCCTCGGTGACTTCGTCGCCGACCTGGACGACCTGCTGCGGCAGCTCGGCGTCGACCGGCCGGTGCACCTGGTGGGCAACAGCTTCGGCGGCACGCTGGCCTACAGCTACGCCGTGGCCAACCCGTCCCGGGTCCGCAGCATCGTGTGCATCGAATCCGAGCCGGCGACCGAGGTGTGGGCGGAGAAGATGAGCGCGATCCTGGCGCACACCGTCCGGTTCCTGCAGGTGGAGGAGAGCTTCGACTGGATCGAGGCGAACTTCAGCGCACACCACCGGCGGCTGGCGCGGCTGGCGGCCGAGCGGATCACGTCGACGAAGATGGCCGAAGAGGTCCCGCTCGGCCCGCTGCTCACCTGGGAGCAGGTGGCGGCGATCGGCTGCCCCGTCCTGTCCATTTTGGGCAGTCACGGCTACCAAGCCGACGACCTCGAGGCACTGACGTCGCTGCTGCCGAACGGCGAGCTGCACGTGTTCGAGGGGCAGGGCCATTCGGTGCTGGTGGAGCAGCACCGGGAGGTGCGCGAGCTGGTGCTGAAGTGGGTCGAACGGCACGCGGCGTGA